GACCAATTTGCCCTTCGCGCCCTGCCGCTTCAATTCTTCCACTTCGCGCGCGATGATTTTTTCCACGCACTCCGGCGTGATCGGCTCGATGTAAGTGCGGTCGGCGAATTCGGGGTCCGTCATGATCGTCGCGGGATTCGAGTTCACGAGGATGACGCGATAACCCTCTTCGCGCAGTGCCTTGCAAGCCTGCGTGCCCGAATAATCAAACTCACACGCCTGGCCAATGATGATTGGCCCCGCGCCGATGATAAGAACAGAATGAATGTCAGTACGTTTCGGCATAAAACCGGTTGAATTAAAGCGATTCCTCGAGAGTTGTCATTGTTTTATTTTTGTGCGAATGTTTTGCCCGTGAACGAGCGGACGGAACTCCAATTAAACGCAATGGAAATACCCACGACGCCGCTGGATCTTCATTATAACAATAACGGTCTAGTTCCGCATATCGGATTGCATCGCCACGGAAAATTGTACGTTCAGGAATCATCATATTCCGCTTTTTGGCTATCCGGTATAATATTGATTGTTGCGATCGTCGTGGCCGCGCTTCCCTGGGAAACGAAGGCTGTTGCTGGCACGAAATTAAAAGATTGGGTCGTCGGCGGATGTATCTTTTGGATTCTATGCACCGTGCTTCCGTACTTCATCCGTAATGCGTTCGGACAGAGCATCATCATTGATCCAGAGAAACAGACATTGCGCATCTGGAGCCGCAACCCCGAGAAAACAATTTTGTGGAGACAAATTATTGGGCTGCAGATTTGTCATGAGAAAGTGGAACGCGACTCAGAGTTGACCGGACATCAACTAAATCTTGTATGGATAAATGAAGGCGGAATTGTTCGGCGTCATTGCCTATTAAAGCATGGCAGCAGACGATTCGTGGCGGCTCTTGGAAAACGCTACCAAGCCCTCTTCGCCTTCAAACTGCTCGACGGATTTTAGGCGGCAGACGCACTTCAATTTGTGGAAAGGAACTCGCGAAGAGACGAAAACTGCTTCAGCAATTTTTACAATCATTGCTCATACCCATCCGCCTTGGCCGGCCACGCGATAATAAATAAAATCGTTCCGCACACCGCACAACCAATCATCACTCCAAAGCCGGCGTTCCAGCCAAACTCCTGCACGAGCTTGCCGAATCCCCAGCCCGACAGCACCGTGCTCGCGTAGCCAAAAATACTCGTCAATCCGACTGCCGTCGCCGCCGCGCGCCGCGTCGCCAGATTCGCGCACGCAATCGCCAGCAAACATTGTGGTCCATAAACAAAAAATCCCGTCGCGCACAATAACCCCGTGATCAGCAATTCCGATTGCGTTTGGATTTTCCAAAAGGCGAAAACCGATACTCCCGCCATCGCCATATAAAACACACACGCCCGCACCGCGCGCCCGCCGAGAAACCGGTCCGTGATCCATCCGCCGATCAGCGCGCCGAGCAATCCGAACACCTCAAAACCCGCGATCATCCACGCCGCATGCAAAATTTTTATGTGCTTTGCCTCCGTCAACAAAGTTGGACCCCAATCAAAAACCGCATAACGAATCGCATACACAAAAAAATTCGCGCTCGATAGAATCCAGATGTAGGGATTCCCAAAAACCTTCCGCCCCACGAACGCCTTGAAATCTTTGTCTGACTCCGCCTTCGCCATGCCTTTGCCGTGCGTCCCTTCAACCTCCGGCAAACCAACCGAGGGCGGCGTGTCCGGCATCAGGAAAAAGATTAGGATTGCCGCGCCCCCCGCGATCAGCGCCGGAATAAAAAAGCACAACCGCCAATTATGCGCGCCAACCGGGTCCGCGCTCGCGCCGCCCAGATTCAAATTTTTCAGCTTGCCCAAATGCGGCGACACCAAAACCCCACACAACAGCACAATCAAAATGCTCCCGATGTTATGCGAGGAATTCCAAATCGAAAATTTCGTTGCGAGTTCCTTCGGCGGAAACCAATTCGCCATCAGCCGCGCGCATGGTGGAAAACCCATTCCCTGAAACCAGCCATTGAGCATCCAGATAATTCCGAACGCCACCACCGTCGAACTAAACCCAAACCAGATATTCAGCAGCGCCGATGCCA
This genomic window from Verrucomicrobiia bacterium contains:
- a CDS encoding MFS transporter — translated: MPPAKVMLTDPAEIRAKYRFWQLRVLIYATLGYAMFYFVRKNLGIAMPFMGRDLGITKENLGLFLTLHGVIYGVSKFLNGFLADRSNACVFMSTALLASALLNIWFGFSSTVVAFGIIWMLNGWFQGMGFPPCARLMANWFPPKELATKFSIWNSSHNIGSILIVLLCGVLVSPHLGKLKNLNLGGASADPVGAHNWRLCFFIPALIAGGAAILIFFLMPDTPPSVGLPEVEGTHGKGMAKAESDKDFKAFVGRKVFGNPYIWILSSANFFVYAIRYAVFDWGPTLLTEAKHIKILHAAWMIAGFEVFGLLGALIGGWITDRFLGGRAVRACVFYMAMAGVSVFAFWKIQTQSELLITGLLCATGFFVYGPQCLLAIACANLATRRAAATAVGLTSIFGYASTVLSGWGFGKLVQEFGWNAGFGVMIGCAVCGTILFIIAWPAKADGYEQ